A portion of the Moraxella ovis genome contains these proteins:
- the fabZ gene encoding 3-hydroxyacyl-ACP dehydratase FabZ: protein MSNTHLDVDLLSQEDLDALSERGVTLPLKYDQIKHYLPHRYPFMLIDRVTACSPNNWITGYKNITINEELFNGHFPDNPIMPGVLMVEAMAQISGILGFISAGQTSKSGYLYLFAGVDKVRFKRMVSTGDTLVIRSKATRSMRDIYKFECTAHVDGELACSAEIMIARQKVADL, encoded by the coding sequence ATGTCAAACACCCATCTTGATGTCGATTTACTTAGCCAAGAAGATCTAGACGCGCTGTCAGAGCGCGGTGTTACTTTGCCACTGAAATACGACCAAATTAAGCATTATCTGCCGCATCGCTATCCGTTCATGCTCATTGATCGTGTTACAGCCTGCTCGCCGAATAACTGGATTACAGGTTATAAGAACATTACCATCAATGAAGAGCTGTTCAATGGGCATTTCCCTGACAACCCAATCATGCCAGGCGTTCTCATGGTTGAGGCGATGGCACAGATTTCTGGGATTTTGGGCTTTATTAGCGCAGGACAAACTTCTAAAAGTGGTTATCTGTATCTGTTCGCAGGTGTGGATAAAGTCCGCTTCAAAAGAATGGTCAGCACGGGCGATACATTAGTGATCCGCTCAAAGGCGACCAGAAGCATGCGTGACATTTATAAATTTGAATGTACCGCGCATGTTGATGGTGAGCTGGCTTGTAGTGCTGAGATTATGATTGCTCGTCAAAAAGTGGCTGACTTATAA
- a CDS encoding methionine/alanine import family NSS transporter small subunit codes for MNSTALMIMIVALSAIWGGLILSAIHLVKNPDIDMDKVPNDQ; via the coding sequence ATGAATAGTACAGCATTGATGATTATGATTGTTGCTTTGTCAGCGATTTGGGGTGGGTTGATTCTATCGGCCATCCATCTGGTAAAAAATCCTGACATTGATATGGATAAAGTGCCAAACGATCAGTAA
- the lpxD gene encoding UDP-3-O-(3-hydroxymyristoyl)glucosamine N-acyltransferase translates to MANIAQLIDIIEQVQPVINKAALSASEASKDITGVANLLGAGADEVAFLSSAKYIDHLTNTRAGMVLINEKFMNHAPTGVTTVIVKDAYLAYATISGLFAYKNIVKQAVHPTAIIADSAIIADGVEIGAYCVIGERVQIGTGTIIGQSVSIEDHTVLGEDCHIAHHVSIAHHSQLGHRVRIHANSSIGSEGFGFAPNPTAQGLKWQRIAQLGRVIIGDDVRIGSNTCIDRGAVGDTVIGNHVIIDNLVQIAHNVHIGDSTAIAAKVGIAGSTHIGRNCIIGGASGISGHLVIADGVTLTGMSMVTGNIKESGSYSSGTGLLPSMQWRRAAVRFRQSGEK, encoded by the coding sequence ATGGCGAACATCGCTCAACTGATTGATATCATAGAACAAGTGCAGCCTGTCATCAATAAGGCTGCACTTAGTGCTAGTGAAGCATCTAAAGACATCACAGGTGTGGCGAATCTATTGGGTGCTGGTGCTGATGAAGTGGCATTTTTATCCAGCGCCAAATATATTGATCATCTTACAAACACACGCGCAGGCATGGTGCTGATCAATGAAAAATTTATGAATCATGCGCCTACAGGTGTGACTACTGTCATTGTCAAAGACGCATATTTGGCATATGCGACCATCAGTGGTCTGTTTGCTTATAAGAACATCGTTAAGCAAGCCGTTCATCCCACCGCCATCATCGCAGACAGCGCCATCATTGCAGACGGTGTTGAGATCGGTGCGTATTGTGTCATCGGAGAGCGTGTGCAGATAGGCACAGGAACGATCATTGGTCAGTCTGTGAGCATCGAAGACCACACAGTGCTTGGTGAAGACTGTCATATCGCACATCATGTGAGCATCGCACATCATAGTCAGTTAGGCCATCGTGTTCGCATCCATGCAAATTCAAGCATTGGCTCAGAAGGTTTTGGCTTTGCGCCAAATCCCACCGCTCAAGGTCTAAAATGGCAGCGCATCGCACAGCTTGGTCGAGTGATTATCGGTGATGACGTACGCATTGGTAGTAATACTTGTATCGATCGTGGTGCGGTTGGTGATACCGTCATTGGCAATCATGTCATCATTGATAATCTGGTGCAGATCGCCCATAATGTCCATATTGGCGACAGTACAGCCATCGCTGCTAAGGTTGGCATCGCCGGTTCGACGCATATTGGACGTAATTGTATCATTGGAGGTGCTAGCGGTATATCTGGTCATCTGGTGATTGCAGATGGTGTGACTTTGACGGGCATGTCAATGGTCACGGGTAATATCAAAGAATCTGGCAGTTATTCATCAGGCACGGGACTTCTACCGTCAATGCAATGGCGACGCGCGGCGGTGAGATTCCGCCAATCTGGTGAAAAGTAA
- the lpxA gene encoding acyl-ACP--UDP-N-acetylglucosamine O-acyltransferase, giving the protein MNIHPTAIIDDSSIIDDTAVIGAYCIIGKNSKIGAHSVLRSHVIVGENTTIGQYNEIYQFASVGENPQDLKYAGEETYLEIGDHNRIRESCTLHRGTVQDNALTKIGSHNLLMVNTHIAHDCMVGDHNVLANNVGVAGHSHIGNYVIIGGQSGIHQFCKIDDYSMIGGASLILKDVAAFTMVSGNPAKVHGINKEGMRRKGWSGDTIKALDEAYRVIFRSGMIRDQALTELEKMLPAEPKVQLFIDSLKNSGRGLTR; this is encoded by the coding sequence ATGAATATTCACCCAACCGCCATCATTGATGACTCTTCCATCATTGATGACACCGCTGTGATTGGTGCGTATTGCATCATCGGCAAGAACAGTAAGATTGGCGCGCACAGCGTCCTAAGAAGTCATGTTATCGTTGGTGAGAATACGACGATCGGTCAGTATAATGAGATTTATCAATTTGCCAGCGTTGGTGAGAATCCTCAAGATCTAAAATACGCAGGCGAAGAAACTTATCTTGAAATAGGCGACCATAACCGCATTCGAGAGTCTTGTACACTGCACCGAGGTACTGTACAGGATAATGCATTAACTAAGATCGGCAGTCATAACCTGCTGATGGTTAATACGCATATTGCCCATGACTGCATGGTCGGCGATCATAACGTACTGGCCAACAATGTGGGTGTGGCAGGGCATAGCCATATTGGCAACTATGTAATCATCGGCGGTCAGTCTGGCATTCATCAATTTTGCAAGATAGATGATTACAGCATGATTGGCGGTGCCAGCCTTATCCTAAAAGATGTGGCTGCATTCACCATGGTATCGGGCAATCCTGCCAAAGTGCACGGCATTAATAAAGAAGGTATGCGCCGCAAAGGTTGGAGTGGCGACACCATCAAAGCGCTTGATGAAGCATATCGCGTGATTTTCCGTTCTGGGATGATTCGCGATCAAGCGCTGACCGAGCTTGAAAAAATGCTACCTGCAGAGCCTAAGGTTCAGTTATTCATCGATTCATTAAAGAATAGCGGGCGAGGATTAACGCGTTAG
- a CDS encoding sodium-dependent transporter, which produces MSAQRESWSARSGFILAAIGSAVGLGNIWRFPYVSYENGGGAFFIPYLVALLTAGFPLLFLDYVTGQKYRGAPPTAYRRMVRSAEGVGWWQVLVCTVIGIYYASVLSWAGQYTLYSFSQAWGEDTEGFFFNHYLQNGSGLDFTFVPSLFVGILIVWAVVLFIMYGGIRKGVELANKIFIPLLVVMFVIMVIQAVRLPGAVEGLNTFFTPNWTAMAHPKVWLAAYGHVFFSMSIGFGIMVTYSSYLKRNANLTGSGLVVGFANSSFEILAGIGIFSVLGFMAVASGKPVAEVVSGGIGLAFVAFPKIISSMGEAGTIIGVLFFASLFVAGLTSMASIIQVPISAIEDKFGWSHKKAVTVVGGISALISLALFSTKTAITFVDVIDHFANNIGVVFGAVLSIIWVTWLNRGLLDKLIRHINGISSIKIGKGWAFMLTVITPISLIIALLLSVKSLLTEGYGGYDFVTQAVFGWGVVAVFALGALLLTKTKGHSSHDAQKGDYHE; this is translated from the coding sequence ATGTCGGCACAACGCGAGAGTTGGTCAGCACGCTCTGGTTTTATTTTGGCTGCCATTGGTTCGGCAGTCGGTTTGGGAAATATCTGGCGTTTTCCATATGTGTCTTATGAGAATGGTGGCGGCGCTTTTTTTATTCCCTATTTGGTTGCTTTGCTGACAGCAGGCTTCCCACTCTTGTTTCTAGACTACGTCACGGGTCAAAAATACCGCGGCGCACCACCAACGGCCTATCGTCGCATGGTGAGATCTGCTGAAGGCGTGGGCTGGTGGCAGGTGCTTGTATGTACGGTGATCGGCATCTACTATGCAAGCGTACTTAGCTGGGCGGGCCAATATACGCTGTATTCATTCAGTCAGGCGTGGGGCGAAGACACGGAAGGGTTCTTCTTTAATCATTATCTACAAAATGGTTCTGGCCTGGATTTCACGTTCGTACCAAGTCTGTTCGTTGGTATCTTGATCGTGTGGGCTGTGGTGCTGTTCATCATGTATGGTGGTATCCGTAAGGGTGTTGAGCTAGCCAATAAGATCTTTATCCCGCTCTTGGTGGTGATGTTCGTGATCATGGTGATTCAAGCAGTGCGCTTGCCTGGTGCTGTGGAAGGTCTAAATACATTCTTCACACCGAACTGGACAGCCATGGCACACCCGAAAGTATGGCTGGCTGCTTATGGACACGTATTCTTCTCGATGTCGATCGGTTTTGGTATCATGGTAACCTATTCATCCTACCTAAAGCGCAATGCCAACCTAACAGGTTCTGGCTTGGTGGTGGGCTTTGCTAACTCATCTTTTGAGATTTTGGCAGGTATTGGTATCTTCTCGGTGCTTGGCTTTATGGCGGTAGCATCAGGCAAGCCAGTAGCAGAAGTGGTATCGGGCGGTATTGGCCTGGCATTCGTAGCCTTCCCTAAAATCATCTCTAGCATGGGCGAGGCAGGTACGATCATTGGTGTGCTGTTCTTTGCTTCGCTATTCGTGGCGGGCTTGACGTCGATGGCAAGTATCATCCAAGTGCCAATCTCTGCAATTGAAGATAAATTTGGCTGGTCTCATAAGAAAGCCGTTACCGTAGTTGGTGGTATCTCTGCATTGATTTCTTTGGCGCTATTCTCAACCAAAACCGCGATCACTTTCGTTGACGTGATTGACCACTTCGCTAATAACATCGGCGTTGTATTTGGTGCAGTGCTGTCCATCATCTGGGTAACATGGCTAAACCGTGGCCTACTTGATAAGCTAATCCGTCATATCAATGGCATCTCAAGCATCAAAATTGGCAAAGGCTGGGCGTTCATGCTAACCGTCATCACGCCGATTTCATTGATTATCGCACTTCTTTTAAGTGTTAAATCACTACTGACTGAAGGTTATGGTGGTTATGACTTTGTGACCCAAGCAGTATTTGGCTGGGGTGTCGTGGCTGTGTTTGCCCTTGGTGCACTGCTATTGACAAAAACTAAAGGTCACAGCTCACATGATGCACAAAAAGGAGATTATCATGAATAG